A window of Pecten maximus chromosome 12, xPecMax1.1, whole genome shotgun sequence genomic DNA:
tacgatTTTACAAATTAGCTTTATAATTACCACTGATTTGTAGACAGGaagtacagtgatatatactttatatcatataattatacaatctCAACCATTCGACATGTCTTTTAAACTGATATACAATGAAAGTACAGCTCTGATATGTTTGTATCAACCTATCTTAAGGTAGAGAcctatatttaattatttcggccctaaaacacaaatatatatatatttgcctAACCCTATATTCCGGGTATTTAACAGAAGGATCAACTTAAAACCAATGGGACGTCTGTAATAATATGGCTTAATGTACTTTTGCCTTAAATCAGTATAACAGTTGCACCttagaagaaaatgaaattcatcctcaatGTCATTAGAATTGCATACTTCACATATCCTATGATCTCCAACAATTCGCGTTCTTATGACTACGGCATAACCATCGGCTTAAATAGAATTACAAACAAAAACGAAATAACATGTagagaatataatataaatacgTCGTACATACATAGAGCTAGGAATTTGTCTcaaagtccctgtgatacaagGTTGAACTATTTTAGTGATTTGCCGAGCTCAACTGCAATTAGCGATTCTACTTTGACttgtcaattaaataaataatatgaatggtttaacaaaataacGGATCTTCCTAATGAGTGTTGTGATcttgatttttgatttttcaCTTGATAATCTAATATTACCgggttttcatttcataatattttattttatgggCGAAAAGAATTACTAAATTAGTTTTGACCTTTAATTTCACTTTGTTGatacaacattttatttctaacaatgaattaaaaaaaaaacacacacacgtaCCTATCATATTGTGCTTGAATGAATCTCGGTAAATCAAATAAGAataaacacatatttacattaatataatcatatttacaTAGTGTATAGAAATAAATCGATTTTCGATTGAAAGGATGTTAATTTGTCTTTGAATTATTTGGACTCTTTGATGTAATTTGagtgaataatatatatattaaatataattgaATTATTTAATCCCCGTTTCTTATGCTAATCAATAGCTTCGTCCAGATAATATATATCGTTAATCCCTGTATAAGCTGTCTTTTTTATCACAATCCAACTGTAGATTTTATCACCAGTTTCAAAAgacatcaaaatatttacattaaaagtATCCGAATCTAGCTCCATAGTGCTGATCAATGCTGGGATTAACGTAAATTGATGTTCGTGTGATTGCTTGGAGTTAAATACTTACAATGTAGTCCTTAAGGTGCGAAATGAAAGTCTATATATGATTATTGACATAAATCGAAATCGTGAGATATCAATTTCAATAGATGATAACGATGTGCTCAGTATTAGTGTTAACTATCGGTGACTTGGTAGACTCAATTGTAATTAGcgataatttgattttaaaataaccGCCAGGTCGAGCACTGTCACAACACAAATGGCCTGAACCCGCTATCAACACGTTCGCTAATTACCTCACTAATCCCAGGTGTAGGGATCTCTCACCCAAATTAGTGTTCGAAATCGATCATCGGCTAATTAATTTAGATAACAATAGGGACCTGTATCAACACCCGAACAGGTTTCCGAGGATCTGGTCGGCTTGTGTTGTTATAAGCATCACAAATCAGGCAGGGTGACAAACAATCATAGAACGTGTCAATAAGGTTTTGTTAGGACTATTTTGGTATAAAAAGAGTGTCGCTCAAAGTTCGagttcaaaattgttttgacattCAGTGAGTGAACAGGTAAATTTTGCACTGGCGTTTTGAGATATTTGTTATtagttttaaacaatatttcaaaatttcatattttgttctTGAAAAAACATCTTGGGGAATCGGTGTTCAAGTTCGGAACAGTTTTCGTTGAGTTGCTCAGCAAAGTGACAGTATGGCGACCACAAACAATaagaaaatgtcattttctATTGAGAATCTGGCCAAAAGTAGCCGTACAGAGGAAACTCCCGCCGGTGGTCATTACGGAACCTACTTCATCAACAGAAACCCATGGCAGGATGGTGACGTCACAAATCTGGGAGATTTATCTACAAGTATCTTTTCTAGCCCATATTACACAAATAATGGACAAACATCACCGTGTATCTCACAAGGACAGTTTAATTCTCCACTGAGAAACTTAAGAGACTCATTTCGACTTATTCCTGACGATGGATACTCTTCCCAAAATAGTACGCCATCTTTCTCCGAAAGTTGCAAGAAGCGCAGTCGCATTGATGAACCGAAATGTGCCTCAACGCCCGTTAGCGGGAGTTCTTTGAAACGTAAGCGTACCGACGAAGGTTTGGATAAACCTGGAGACAGGCGGATTTCACAGCTACAGACTGGCAATGAAAGTTTAATAGATTCAAGTTTCGAATCTGCTTGTGGAACTTCAggtatgttatcaatatttgaATTATTAGTTAACGCCACCTTTTTTTCAACTGGATAATATTATGACGTAATATACGTGTAAAGAGTTGTTGTAAACGACATCTTCAGCGAAACTTCTCTAAATCGATATTGCACGACACATGGATATTTGGCCAGTTTAGATAGGGCTCGGTTTGGAGAAAGAATCAATTTTGACTGGTCGGAATACGATAGCATTCGGGGATAATCATCGACGTTATGTATCTTTGAAGCATTGAGAATATAGTATGGAAGTTAATGAATACATAGAATACagcatttatagaaaaaaactaATCCGATAGGTTCTCATAttgattataaacatatttcaaaattatctcATTTCATGATCCTCGACACTGACACTGTACGTGGACATGCATGTGAACATCTAGTCCGTATTGAAATACTTAAGTACGTTTTTCTCTAGAGCCAGAAAAGTCGTTCCTCCTTCGAAATGATGGAGTATGTCTAAATCGATCGGTAAAataaacaagagctgttggagaacagcatagctcgtctcgcaaatgtttgtcaataaataattaaaatatattaattggaatggtttcgcaaattgcattaataatatttatattgattacttgatcagattatgttttgtgaattcatgcaattttcaaaaccataccaatttatatatatataaattatttattggcAAACATTTGGGAGACAAattatgctgttgtagattaaatgaagatattaaacacaaatgtaattgcttttggacatatttcttcaattttttgacaacatatcctaatgatagttgtctcccttgaaaaatgtggaccgtataaattgtctattgtgacgtttcatattgttttatattcagtttcaccccaagaaaggatagtgtaactccatagaaggactcttttaccaaatatcagcaccctagtacaatcataaagtgatgtgttaaaaaGCTTTCAACATCTGCacgaaaatttttaaaaaatgtgttttttcctcaaaaaaacatttcagtttaactcaggaaagggatagtttaacccccacagggaacctaataccatgtataactatgcctttcaacactcacaatataaacttaacacaaagtccaaagatttaaaaaaaaaaacaaaaaaacacagatttaaaaacaaaaaatccaatttttttttaaaagttttactccaggaggggattgtcttactccatagggactatattgccaaatatcagcacccttgtacaattataaagtgatatattaatacctttcaacacttgcaccaaaaacttaacgcagaaatattctaagtcaaaaaatttgaaaattctgtttttttcccaaacaaatcttttagtttaactctggcaggggatagtctaaccccagaggaactctattgccaattatcagcaccctagtacaattataaagtgatgtattaatacctttcaacacttgcaccaaaaacttaacgcagaaatattctaagtccaaaaatttgaaaattctggttttttccaaaagaaatcttttagtttaactctggcaggggatagtctaacccccagagggactctattgccaattatcagcaccctagtacaatcataaagtgatgtattaatacctttcaacacttgcaccaaaaacttaacgcagaaatattctaagtcaacaaatttgaaaattctggttttttccaaaaaaaatcttttagtttaactctggcaggggatagtcttaccccagagggactctattgccaattatcagcaccctagtacaattataaagtgatgtattaatacctttcaacacttgcaccaaaaacttaacgcaaaaattttctaagtccaaaattttttcaaaaatctgttttttttccaaaaaatcttttagtttaactccggcaggggatagtttgacccccacagggaccatattaccataaattactatgcctttcaacacttgcaccaaaaatttaacatttggaaaaccaacgccgacgccgacgccggagtgacaacataagctctcactcttcttcgaagagacgagctaattATACTAACGCTATTTTTAGAATCATTTAGAGGTTAATGGCAAAAGTACCGATTTAAAAATCCTCTTGACAAATCTAGCTCCGGTTTCATCAACGGTTCTTACTCAGTGAAGCACTGGCGTTACAGAATTTCAGGGAAAATCTTTCTGGTGGAAAATTTTAAGATATGGAATTTCTTTCAGTAAAggaatatatgaatataaaattatattttaaattttcgtCATATTATAACATTTTTGTTCTCACTTCTGTAGCAACTTACACTGATTCTAGTCTTCCTGAGTTACTTCCCTTATGCCATTCgatcaaacattttaatactGTTTCTTCAGATACAGTTTGGGATAACTGTTCTTAAAATGAATCAATGTTTTTCTGGAATCTGTTCAGTTTAAACGATGCGAATGATAACTGGTTTAAGAAGAGGCACACGTCATCAAATATTGTGtactttgtaaaaaaaacatttcgaAACATTACAAACTAGTTCTAGACGACATAATCACAAAATCACATTTATGTTCAAAATCACTAACAAGTATGCACCTACTTATTTCTTTAACATCATTCAACCATTCATTTATAAACACACATTTTAATTATGaattaagaaatgaaataatCCTCACGATATGACCAAAACCCAACCCCCACCCCTTCCCTCTATCAATATATAGAACGCGAGGAAGAGTAAGTGTTTTTTTAAATCACTTATACCATTATTGTCTTGCTGCACAACATCTtcatatatttaagaaattaaaacaataacgGTAATCTGTAGGAAAGGACTTATTAGTCTGTTGTCTAATCCGACATAAGTACTATAATATCTCCCCTTTTGTGTGATATTACTTGTACTATCATCTTGTATTAACAAAACATCTTTTGaaaaattcattcattcattcattcattcattcattcattcattcattcattcttcCTTTCTTTTCGTTTCTAGATTCGGATGAAGGTATTGGCGAAACTCCCCGACCAAAAAAGGCGAGAACAGCGTTTTCCGATGACCAGGTCCAGGCACTGGAAGTTAGATATAAATCCCAGAAATATCTACCGGCCGGGAAGAGGTCAAAAATGGCCAAAGAACTCGGACTTACAGACCAACAGGTAATAATGACCAGTCACAAATGCTGAAAAACGGAAAAAAGAATAATTTCCCACAATATACGAGAGGATTACCTCTACTCTTTCATTATATCTGGGGGTGGTTCATAATTCTGTATTTTCTAgtataaatgaaaatgttgtttatgaaaaaaaaaaaaaaaaaagagaaatgtTATGCAAGCCTGCGATTAGGTACAATTAGTAtacttttgtatttttagtCATCGATGTTTGTCTCCCTTGTGGAACTCTTTTGTatgaatttttaatgaaatcattCGCACGTGATTTGATGACGTAGTTTATTGCGGTTTCGACACCTGCATCACGCAGGCCTAATTTATGTATTATACAGAGGACATAGGCTAGTCGTAAATTTTTGCAATCACAAAACTACAGGTACATGaaactttattttaaacaattgaTGAATCGTTAATAAATTTTTACATTGTTCTTTTCACAGGTGAAAACTTGGTTTCAAAACAGGAGGATGAAAGAGAAGCGAAAACAAAAAGATGACTCGTTCCAGGGAGCCGTGCCTCTACCGACAGGTGGCGTTGATATATCTCAGTTACAGGCGCTCGGAATTCCTTGTCCCCCGCCGTACACAATCAACAACAAACACCACCAAATGATGAGAGACGATGGCATT
This region includes:
- the LOC117339934 gene encoding homeobox protein vent1-like → MATTNNKKMSFSIENLAKSSRTEETPAGGHYGTYFINRNPWQDGDVTNLGDLSTSIFSSPYYTNNGQTSPCISQGQFNSPLRNLRDSFRLIPDDGYSSQNSTPSFSESCKKRSRIDEPKCASTPVSGSSLKRKRTDEGLDKPGDRRISQLQTGNESLIDSSFESACGTSDSDEGIGETPRPKKARTAFSDDQVQALEVRYKSQKYLPAGKRSKMAKELGLTDQQVKTWFQNRRMKEKRKQKDDSFQGAVPLPTGGVDISQLQALGIPCPPPYTINNKHHQMMRDDGIPNFPSSASSTLFRPTQHVPFHSKFQPMTNILGNSSGFPCPTNQLEGYS